The Arenibacter algicola region TAAACTGAGGTTTATAGGAGGAAATTATCATTTTGTTTTAGTATTCTGAAATTTTATCCATATTCGTCCGACTAAGGTTTTTTAGGCCAATAGCTGAGGGATCCTTGAGGCATGCCAAGTCATACAACCTCTAAAATGAATTAAAAATAAACAGATGAAAATAGCAATAGTATGTTATCCCACTTTTGGAGGTAGCGGGGTAGTGGCAACAGAATTGGGAATTGCCCTGGCAAATAGAGGGCATGAAGTCCATTTCATTACTTACCGCCAACCAGTGCGTTTGGAGTTGCTGAGCAATAAGATTTACTTTCATGAGGTACACGTACCTGAGTACCCCTTGTTCCATTACCAACCGTATGAATTGGCTCTTTCCAGTAAGCTGGTAGATACTATTAAGTTGTTTGGCATTGAGTTATTGCATGTGCATTATGCCATTCCGCACGCCTATGCCGGGTATATGGCCAAGAAGATGTTGGAGGAGGAGGGAATTTATATCCCTATGGTTACCACCTTGCACGGTACGGATATAACCTTGGTTGGCAAACATCCGTTTTATAGGCCAGCAGTCAATTTTAGTATAAATCAGTCCGATGTGGTTACCTCGGTTTCCCAAAACCTCAAGGAGAGTACGCTGGAATTGTTCGATATAAAAAATGAAATAGAGGTTGTCCCGAATTTTATAGATAAAAGGAAATACAGCATGCACTTCACAGACTGTCAGCGATCCCTGATGGCCTCGGAAGATGAAAAAATTATAACCCACATCAGTAATTTTAGAAAGGTAAAGCGCATTCCTGACGTGATACATATTTTTAATAAGATTCAAAAACAAATACCCGCCAAGTTGATCATGGTGGGGGAGGGGCCTGAAAAAGAAGGTGCCGAACGTTTGTGCGAGGAGCTTGGGATTGCCAGTAAGGTAATCTTTTTGGGTAATAGTAATGAAATTGATAGGATTTTATGTTTTTCGGATCTCTTCCTTTTGCCGTCGCAGACTGAAAGTTTTGGACTGGCCGCTTTGGAGGCAATGATCAATAGGGTAGCCATAATTTCAAGTAATACAGGGGGAATACCGGAAGTTAACCGTCAAGGCATCACTGGCTATTTAAGCGATGTAGGCAATGTAGAGGAGATGGCCGAAAATGCACTCAAGATATTGAGCGACGACCAAACTTTAGAGAAGTTCAAGAACAATGCGGCCAAAGCCGCTATGGATTTTGATATCTTGAAAGTGCTACCATTGTACGAGGCAATATATGAAAAGGCCTTATTGGCGAGACACGAAAGTTTACAGCAAAATTAATGCGATTATTAATATTACTTATATGCCTTTTGGGAATTTCCTGTTCTGGGCAAAAAGGGGCGTCCAAGGATAAGGCAGATAGTACCATTCAAAATTCAAAGTACCTGCAACTGGTTTTAAAGGATAATTATAGTGGGGTTGAAGAATCGGAATTTCAAGTTGTAAGGGACCCAAAGGCATTAAGGAATTTTTTTATTCAAATAAACAAGACCAGAAAGCCAGGTCTTTCAATTCCAGAGGTGGATTTTAGCAAGGAACTACTCTTAATATATTGTGCAGGTACTACTAGGGGTGTCGGCGGATCGGAGTTGCTTCTTATTAAAAATTCCCAGGATAGTATTGTATTTGGTCCAAAAGAGCGGACACCTTCCAAGAAGGAATTCACCGAGGTAACTACCACTCCCTTTAGCATTTATAAAATGCCCCTTACCCCTAAAGAAATCGGTTTCCACAAATCAGACTAAGGTTCATCAACCTTTGTTCTCCATTAAAAACGAGACTTCAATATATTTTAAACTCCTCTTAATTATCTTAGGGACATAGAAATTCCATTAGGTAATATATTAGGCCCATTCTGTCGGTTAAAATACCGTTTTCTTGGATGAAAAAATATTGGGATTTCGAAATCGTAATTACAGGTTTTGTAGGAAACCGCTTAACGATTTTTAAGGCTTTTTGTAGAATTTAAATGGTCTCCATTTAACATTGCCATAGCTTTGGACAAAGATTATAAAGAATCCCAAAATTACATTGTTATGAAAACCTACGCGCTTGGTATTGCTATTTTTTGTGCTCTCTCATTTAATTGTATTAGTGGCCAAGAACTACAATTGAATTCCAAAGACAGTATTGTGTCCAGTTCATGGATGATTGGCTTGGGTTATAATTTTGTGGATGATTCGGGGGATATGATTAAAGAATTATTCGATTTCAAAGATCAATGGAATGCAGTTGCTTTTCCGTCCCGTCTAAGTTTGGGTAGATATTTTAAAAATGGTTTGGGGGTCGAGGCCATTGGGACGTACAATAAATATAAAGTTGGCAAACTAATAGATGGCAGCATTAACTCAACTGAAATGGACTATTTTGGTTTAGACGCCAGATTAAGTTATGATCTAAATAAGTTAATAGGTGAAACTAGTTGGTTTGATCCTTATGTAGGGGTAGGGATTGGTTATTCCGAAGCAAGTAATGAAGGAAGAGGAACTTATAACGCAGTGGTGGGTTTCAGGACATGGATTTCCGATAGATTTGGTTTAGATTTCAGTTCCTCGGGTAAGTGGACCATGGACAATTCTTTAACCAATCATTTGCAACATTCTGCTTCATTAATGTATCGCTTTGACATTGAAAAGGGTTTAAGTAAAAAAGGACTTGAAAAGCTTGCCTTAATCCAGGAAAACCAAAGAGTTTCCGATTCCATTGCTGCTGCTAAAAAGGCCGAAGAAGAGGCCAGACTTATGGCCGAGCGTTTGGCCCAAGAGAAAGAAAAAGCAAGATTGGCTGCAGAAGAGCAGGCTAGAAAAGATGCAGAGAACAAGAGAAGGACAGATTTGGAGAATAAAATCAAAGATCTGGGCAATGTATACTTCAGTCTCAACTCTTCGAACCTTAGCAAGGAATACAAGGAATTGTTGGACAAGTTGGCCATGTTAATGGAAGAAAATCCAGCATTGACCTTAAAAGTCGGATCACATGCCGATTCCAGAGGAGCGGAGAAATACAACCAATGGCTATCTGAAAAGAGGGTAAAACAGACCTTGGATTATTTGATCGGTCAGAAGGGAATAGATGCTTCAAGGTTAACTGGTGATGGATATGGAGAAACCCAATTAACGAACGAATGTGACAATAACACCTACTGTCCTGAATCCAAACATAAACTGAATAGAAGATCTGAGTTTGAGATTGTTGAGTTTTAAATATAAAGTAAACATAAAAAGGTCTAAAGGGAGTCCTCCACTTAGACCTTTTTTTTAGTATACTAGTCAGGGAATTATTTATTAATACTCTCGTAATATCATCTTTTAATAACTTTATACGCCTTATCCGTATCCTCATTTTGTATTTTCAGGTAATATAGACCACTGGATAAGATGGGGAACTCCAGTGTAACTAAATCATTTTGAATTGGGTAACTCTTTGAACTTACCAATATCCCAGAAATTGTATAGAGTACGGCATTTATTGTGTCTTGTGTAGAATTTTTCACTTCTACATTTATTAAATGCTCGAATGGATTTGGATAGAGTAATTCTGTAGCCTCAGGATTGATTGGAGGAAGGACTAATGTTTCAGACCAAATGGCAATGTTATTTGCACTGTCTTCGCCTGCACTGTCAAAAGTACCGCCCACATACAACCTGGATTTTGTGCCGTCGAACGTCAAGGAGTTTACGATGTTGCCGACCCCAACATCGGTTCCGTTGCCCAGAGCCTCCCAGCCTTTGTCCTCGCTCCATCGGGCAATATTGTTTACGATCATGTTGATGTCCGTCTCATCGGAGGCCGTTTCGAAATTTCCCCCTGCATACAGGTAGTCGCCATCTATGGCCAGTGCGTTCACATTGCCGCTAAGCCCCTGTCCCATGGCTTCCCATAGCATGGACGTACGGTCCCATCGCGCGATCCTGTTCACGGTATTGTTTCCGGCAATGGCGAAGTTTCCCCCCGCATAGACATGTTCCTGTGTAATGGCAATTGCCTGGACGAAGCCGCTAGTTCCCTGGCCCAAAGTACTCCAATCGGTGCCGTCCCAAACCGCGATCCTAGGAGCCGATTCTCCTCCCGCCGAGTCGAAATTCCCCCCGATGTAGATATGGCCGCTTTGATCTATTGAAATAGCGCGCACCTCATTATTGGTCCCCGCTGTCCCGGTAGTGGCGTCCGTCAAAGGCAGCCAAGAGCCGTCGGACCAAAGGGCAATGTTGTTTACAGTGGTGCCGCCGGCGATTTCGAAGGTGCCGCCAACGTACACTTTATTGTCCGGCGCGATTGCGATACTAGAAACGGGGCCGTTGGTCCCTTGGCCCAGTGCGGACCAACTTCCGCTCCAAACGGCAATGTTGTTTGCAGGGATCCCGCCTATTTGGGTAAAATCGCCTCCCACAAAAACGTTGCCCTCACTATCTATGGCAATACTTTTTATGTCCCCGTTGGCGCCATTGGCTAATTCATTCCATTCCAATTCTGGGTCGTACAGGGCGATATTGGACGGGGCCATATTGCCTGCTGCGGTAAAACCTCCGGCAACAACGATAGCATCGTCGCTCGTGGCCGCCATTGCACCAACGGTCCCATTGGTCCCTTCCCCCATGCCGTACCAATCGCCAACTCCGTTGACCGCAATGGTCTGGGGGCCATTGTTGCCTCCGATTATTTTGTAGAGTTTTGATGATGTTCCATAATCGCTAAAGTAAAGTTCTCCCGTTTCATCCAGGCCAAAGGATGAGATGTACTGCCCGTTGGTCCTAAAAAGCAGCTCGGATGTGGCGTCCCCTGAAGAGGGGTCGTAACCAAGGGCCCATACCCTGCCAGTGATATAGTCGCCAAAGATATACTTGTCCTTTATCTGGGGATTGTTGCTTGCGCCCCTGTATACATACCCCCCGGTTATGGAGATGTCCCCATTGCCCCTGCCATATTCGAAGATGGGCTTTAAATCCGGGGTGGTGGCCAGTACTGTGGATCCGTCTTCAACAGTATTCCCCTCGAACCTGTTCCATCCATAATTCCCTCCTTTTACGATAAGGTTGATCTCCTCCATGTCCCCTTGTCCCACATCGGCTCCCCACATGCGCCCTGTAGGTCGGTCAAAGGAGAACTTCCAAGTGTTCCTTATTCCCCAGGCAAAGAGTTCGTCCAATCCATTTTGTCCCACCCTGGGATTGTCGGAGGGTATCTCATAATTGCCGTTGGGCTCGTCTGGGTTTGATTCAACGGTGTTATTCCCATCGAGGTCAACATCTATCCTAAGGATGCTTCCAAAGACGTTGTTCAAATTTTGTGCGTTCTTGTTGGGGTCGCCGCCACCGCCTCCGTCCCCTATGGAGAGGTAAAGGTAGCCGTCCGGGCCAAAGGCGATCTTACCGCCATTATGGTTGGAATTGCCTTGGTTCTTGTCGAAGCTTAAGATTTCCAACCGGGTTGAAGCATCAGCAAGGTTTGGATTGTTGGCCATTACGGTGTACCTGGCCAAAACGATCTCTACGTTGATACCGGAGACACTGCTCTGTCGTGTGTGGTAAACATAAAAATATCTGTTTTGTCTGAAATTAGGATGAAAGGCTAGTCCTAAAAGTCCAATTTCCTGCCCAGAGGAAAAACTGACGGTACTCTGGATGTCTAGAAAAGTATTCACTACGGTAGTGCCTTGGTCGTTCTGGAAAACCTTTATTCGTCCGGCTTGTTCCAGAACGAACAACCTGTTCGTGCCATCATTGGCATTCATTATTTCCGTGGGATATTCGAAACTAAGGTTTGGAAAGGCATCTTGATAAGTTACTTGGGAATGGCAATAGATTATTCCAATGAAGAAAACCAAACATATTAGAGATGTTCTTTTTCCTGATTTTGCTTTTAAGTTTAAAGCCATAATTGTCCTTAATTAATTCATAATATAAATATATCGTTTATCTTCTTGAATCTAAATTGTATCAGGGATTAAAATAGAAGGATAATATATTAGGATGCCATTCTATTCGACTTCAAAGGTAAAAATATTTGAGTTGGATTCATTGCCCAATACATCCCTTGTGGAAATTCTCCAATAATATTTTTTACCTGAAGATAAGGTAACTATGGTAATGCTGTTCTTATTGTATTTCTCCTGATAAATGGCTGGAGGAGTTGTTTCGTCGAAATAAACGTCATATTCCAAAATATCTGAATCCAGATCATTTCCAATCCATTCCAAGATAACTGAATTTAGATTGGTGGTCAGAATGGTCCCATTTTCTGGTTGAATGTATTGGGCCGGAAATGGGATATAATATTCCGTTTGGTTACCTGAATTATAGAAGGACCAAGTATCGCTAGGTATTGACATGGGATTATTTGGAGAGGAAATGTACCAAGTATAGGGGGTACCTCTTTGGATGGTAATGGGCAATTGTGTATTTTGGGTTGAATAAGTTCTTGTTTCAGATAAAAATAGGTTTGTGATATGTACCTCATAGGTGTCCGTGTTCTCCAATGGCGCCCATCTGAAAACTACTTCACTTTGTGTTACCGAAATAACACTTCCCTCTATACATTCGGAAACGTTTTCAGGAAAAATCAATTCGATTTGCCTCGGGGTAACCTCTACATTCTCCTTCGAATTATTGTCCTTGCTACATGAGGCTGTCAAAAGGAATATGAATCCTGAAATTAATACTATTTTCATTGTTTGACTATTTTGTGGGTATCTATGGATATCCCGTCATTGACTAATAAATAATAAGTTCCTGATGAGAGGTTGGGAATTTCTAGTTGTGCCGTACCATTTTGGTACTTGAAGGAAGAAGACATGATTAATTCGCCTGCTGTTGAATAAATAGAAATTTCGATTTCCCCATTGGTTTCCCTAAAAGCTGATAGTATTACATGGTGGTCAAAGGGATTCGGGTGTATGAACGAATTTTTTAATGTAATTATCTCTTCATGTAAACCTTGACAACTTAAATCTGTTGAGACTTGAATGATGTTGATATTTTGATCCAATATTAATTTAAATGTATTTTCACTGGTGTTAAAATAGGATCCGTTATGGGTTATCTTATAATTATTGGCACCGCTCATTTTTAGTGTTAGAATATGGTTTTTGGTATCCAAGGCTGTTGTCACCAACAATTCTTCCGGTTGGGTAATTACAATATTTGAACAATTATTATAGTTGGGGAAACCTTGATTAGTCAAGCATATTTCATATAGTCCTGATTTTAAATTAGTTATTTCAACATTTTCTGTAAAGGTATAGGTGTTATTTACATCTTGTCCAACTAACATAGCCGATGAATCAAAATTTTTGTTTTTGGATGAAACAGTTATTATGCCGTTGTCAGAACCATTGCAGCTGAGTCCTGATGCCGTAATAGTATAATTATCAATTGGTAATTCAGAAATTGTGCATCCAAGATTGTCTACAGCTTCATCAGGTGCTGTATTGGGGCATTGGTCAAGATTGTCGGGTATGCCATCATTGTCGCCATCCTGAATTATGAATTCTACAATGATTTTTAGAGTTTGTATACAACCGTCGTCAGTTTCGAAAGTATAAGTTCCTTCATGGGATTTGTTAATATTGTTTATAGTAAGGTCACCTAAAACCAAAGAGCCATCCATTAGTTCGATTGTGAATCCAATTTCATTTGGTAGCATACTTAATATTAATTCCGAACCTTCCTGGACCGTTATTTCGTTAAGGCCACTATCTGCTGTTCCATTAATCGTATATTCTGTACTTGTAGATGGCGGGCAAATTAGATTTAAACTCCATTGGCTAATATTATTTGCACTGTCTTCTCCTGCACTGTCAAAAGTACCTCCGACATACAACCTGGATTTTGTGCCGTCGAACGTCAAGGAGTTTACGCTGTTGCCGACCCCAACATCGGTTCCGTTGCCCAGAGCCTCCCAGCCGTTGTCCTCGCTCCATCGGGCAATATTGTTTACGATCATGTTGATGTCCGCCTCATTGGAGGCCGTTTCGAAATTTCCCCCTGCATACAGGTAGTCGCCATCTATGGCCAGTGCGTTCACATTGCCGCTAAGCCCCTGTCCCATGGTTTCCCATAGCAAGGACGTACGGTCCCATCGCGCGATCCTGTTCACGGTGTTGTTTCCGGCAATGGCGAAATTTCCCCCTGCATATATATGTTCCTGTGTAATAGCTATTGCCTGGACGAAGCCGCTAGTTCCCTGGCCCAAAGTACTCCAATCGGTGCCGTCCCAAACCGCGATCCTAGGAGCCGATTCTCCTCCCACCGAGTCGAAATTCCCCCCGATGTAGATATGGCCGCTTTGATCTATTGAAATGGCGCGCACCTCATTATTGGTCCCCGCTGTCCCGGTAGTGGCGTCCGCCAATGGCAGCCAAGAGCTGTCGGACCAAAGGGCAATGTTGTTTACAGTGGTGCCGCCGGCGATTTCGAAGGTACCGCCAACGTACACTTTATTGTCCGGCGCGATTGCGATACTGGAGACGGGGCCGTTGGTCCCTTGGCCCAGTGCGGACCAACTTCCGCTCCAAAGGGCAATGTTGTTTGCAGGGATCCCGCCTATTTGGGTAAAATCGCCTCCCACAAAAACGTTGCCCTCACTATCTATGGCAACACTTTTTATGTCCCCGTTGGCGCCATTGGCCAATTCGTTCCATCCCAGATCTGGGTCGTACAGGGCGATATTGGACGGGGCCATATTGCCTGCTGCGGTAAAGCCTCCGGCAACAACGATAGCATCGTCGCTCGTGGCCGCCATTGCGTTAACGGTCCCATTGGCCCCTTCCCCCATGCCGTACCAATCGCCAACTCCGTTGACCGCAATGGTCTGGGGGCCATTGTTGCCTCCGATTATTTTGTAGAGTTTTGATGATGTTCCATAATCGCTAAAGTAAAGTTCTCCCGTTTCATCCAGGCCAAAGGATGAGATGTACTGCCCGTTGGTCCTAAAAAGCAGCTCGGATGTGGCGTCCCCTGAAGAGGGGTCGTAACTGAGGGCCCATACCCTGCCAGAGATATAGTCGCCAAAGATATACTTGTCCTTTATCTGGGGATTGTTGCTAGCGCCCCTGTATACATACCCCCCGGTT contains the following coding sequences:
- the bshA gene encoding N-acetyl-alpha-D-glucosaminyl L-malate synthase BshA — translated: MKIAIVCYPTFGGSGVVATELGIALANRGHEVHFITYRQPVRLELLSNKIYFHEVHVPEYPLFHYQPYELALSSKLVDTIKLFGIELLHVHYAIPHAYAGYMAKKMLEEEGIYIPMVTTLHGTDITLVGKHPFYRPAVNFSINQSDVVTSVSQNLKESTLELFDIKNEIEVVPNFIDKRKYSMHFTDCQRSLMASEDEKIITHISNFRKVKRIPDVIHIFNKIQKQIPAKLIMVGEGPEKEGAERLCEELGIASKVIFLGNSNEIDRILCFSDLFLLPSQTESFGLAALEAMINRVAIISSNTGGIPEVNRQGITGYLSDVGNVEEMAENALKILSDDQTLEKFKNNAAKAAMDFDILKVLPLYEAIYEKALLARHESLQQN
- a CDS encoding OmpA family protein; translated protein: MKTYALGIAIFCALSFNCISGQELQLNSKDSIVSSSWMIGLGYNFVDDSGDMIKELFDFKDQWNAVAFPSRLSLGRYFKNGLGVEAIGTYNKYKVGKLIDGSINSTEMDYFGLDARLSYDLNKLIGETSWFDPYVGVGIGYSEASNEGRGTYNAVVGFRTWISDRFGLDFSSSGKWTMDNSLTNHLQHSASLMYRFDIEKGLSKKGLEKLALIQENQRVSDSIAAAKKAEEEARLMAERLAQEKEKARLAAEEQARKDAENKRRTDLENKIKDLGNVYFSLNSSNLSKEYKELLDKLAMLMEENPALTLKVGSHADSRGAEKYNQWLSEKRVKQTLDYLIGQKGIDASRLTGDGYGETQLTNECDNNTYCPESKHKLNRRSEFEIVEF
- a CDS encoding fibronectin type III domain-containing protein, producing the protein MKIVLISGFIFLLTASCSKDNNSKENVEVTPRQIELIFPENVSECIEGSVISVTQSEVVFRWAPLENTDTYEVHITNLFLSETRTYSTQNTQLPITIQRGTPYTWYISSPNNPMSIPSDTWSFYNSGNQTEYYIPFPAQYIQPENGTILTTNLNSVILEWIGNDLDSDILEYDVYFDETTPPAIYQEKYNKNSITIVTLSSGKKYYWRISTRDVLGNESNSNIFTFEVE
- a CDS encoding PQQ-dependent sugar dehydrogenase; this encodes MALNLKAKSGKRTSLICLVFFIGIIYCHSQVTYQDAFPNLSFEYPTEIMNANDGTNRLFVLEQAGRIKVFQNDQGTTVVNTFLDIQSTVSFSSGQEIGLLGLAFHPNFRQNRYFYVYHTRQSSVSGINVEIVLARYTVMANNPNLADASTRLEILSFDKNQGNSNHNGGKIAFGPDGYLYLSIGDGGGGGDPNKNAQNLNNVFGSILRIDVDLDGNNTVESNPDEPNGNYEIPSDNPRVGQNGLDELFAWGIRNTWKFSFDRPTGRMWGADVGQGDMEEINLIVKGGNYGWNRFEGNTVEDGSTVLATTPDLKPIFEYGRGNGDISITGGYVYRGASNNPQIKDKYIFGDYITGRVWALGYDPSSGDATSELLFRTNGQYISSFGLDETGELYFSDYGTSSKLYKIIGGNNGPQTIAVNGVGDWYGMGEGTNGTVGAMAATSDDAIVVAGGFTAAGNMAPSNIALYDPELEWNELANGANGDIKSIAIDSEGNVFVGGDFTQIGGIPANNIAVWSGSWSALGQGTNGPVSSIAIAPDNKVYVGGTFEIAGGTTVNNIALWSDGSWLPLTDATTGTAGTNNEVRAISIDQSGHIYIGGNFDSAGGESAPRIAVWDGTDWSTLGQGTSGFVQAIAITQEHVYAGGNFAIAGNNTVNRIARWDRTSMLWEAMGQGLSGNVNALAIDGDYLYAGGNFETASDETDINMIVNNIARWSEDKGWEALGNGTDVGVGNIVNSLTFDGTKSRLYVGGTFDSAGEDSANNIAIWSETLVLPPINPEATELLYPNPFEHLINVEVKNSTQDTINAVLYTISGILVSSKSYPIQNDLVTLEFPILSSGLYYLKIQNEDTDKAYKVIKR
- a CDS encoding PQQ-dependent sugar dehydrogenase; the protein is MKLRIQAFAAYFLIFLISALGQAQVTYEDAFPGLSFEYPTEIVNPGDGTNRLFVLEQAGRIKVFLNNENTAVAETFLDITSTVSFSSGQEIGLLGLAFHPDYASNGLFYVYHTRQSSVSGVNVEIVLARYSVRADNPNQADPSSRLDILSFDKNQGQSNHNGGKIAFGPDGYLYVSIGDGGGGGDPNKNAQNLENVFGSILRIDVDLDGDNPVESNPDLPDGNYEIPADNPRVGQNGLDEQYAWGIRNTWKFSFDTPLGNMWGADVGQGDREEINLILKGGNYGWNRFEGKTTEDGATVLATTPDIKPIFEYGRGNGDISITGGYVYRGASNNPQIKDKYIFGDYISGRVWALSYDPSSGDATSELLFRTNGQYISSFGLDETGELYFSDYGTSSKLYKIIGGNNGPQTIAVNGVGDWYGMGEGANGTVNAMAATSDDAIVVAGGFTAAGNMAPSNIALYDPDLGWNELANGANGDIKSVAIDSEGNVFVGGDFTQIGGIPANNIALWSGSWSALGQGTNGPVSSIAIAPDNKVYVGGTFEIAGGTTVNNIALWSDSSWLPLADATTGTAGTNNEVRAISIDQSGHIYIGGNFDSVGGESAPRIAVWDGTDWSTLGQGTSGFVQAIAITQEHIYAGGNFAIAGNNTVNRIARWDRTSLLWETMGQGLSGNVNALAIDGDYLYAGGNFETASNEADINMIVNNIARWSEDNGWEALGNGTDVGVGNSVNSLTFDGTKSRLYVGGTFDSAGEDSANNISQWSLNLICPPSTSTEYTINGTADSGLNEITVQEGSELILSMLPNEIGFTIELMDGSLVLGDLTINNINKSHEGTYTFETDDGCIQTLKIIVEFIIQDGDNDGIPDNLDQCPNTAPDEAVDNLGCTISELPIDNYTITASGLSCNGSDNGIITVSSKNKNFDSSAMLVGQDVNNTYTFTENVEITNLKSGLYEICLTNQGFPNYNNCSNIVITQPEELLVTTALDTKNHILTLKMSGANNYKITHNGSYFNTSENTFKLILDQNINIIQVSTDLSCQGLHEEIITLKNSFIHPNPFDHHVILSAFRETNGEIEISIYSTAGELIMSSSFKYQNGTAQLEIPNLSSGTYYLLVNDGISIDTHKIVKQ